One segment of Dolichospermum sp. DET69 DNA contains the following:
- a CDS encoding glycosyltransferase family 39 protein, translating into MPEGSFIWTHLEKQHRVVEKKIDWLWLILLLLAAVVLFSINLGGLPLQDGDEATVARVAREIWQAPADSMRWLYPTLGGEPYHQTPPLMHLLIAVAYAVGGVNEWTTRLPSAILTAISVPLLYCLGRELFRQRWAAIYSSLIYLTMLPVVRYGRLAMLDGAVAGFLILMMWFVLRSRRDLRYCLGVGISFGLICLTQGIMGVYLGAVVLVFLYWDTPRLLTSYYFWMGIFIGCLPVFCWYGFQVWNYGYPFSIDVNTSLSHIKTISNGSSETAWYYLFEIGKWTWPWLIFLPQTIRITWDNNNLSWAKLIIVWCVVYLLIISLISWKLPWYIFPIYPSLALALGFQLAEMENIPSSLGYPHAWVTSLAMLAVVASAASIYFSGRTLDNLELQIIFAAVALTMTLAAILAARGDKQFLKILIWGSYISLLLLMKSNYWIWELNTAYSVKPVAAMITKIDPAIKEIYTSFPYHRPSLDFYSDRTIIPASIGELQYYWQYDDQPYFLLNTSTLENLQFKSIKVVDQVGDWQLITKENE; encoded by the coding sequence ATGCCAGAAGGAAGCTTTATTTGGACTCATCTAGAAAAACAGCACCGTGTGGTTGAAAAAAAGATTGATTGGCTATGGCTAATTCTATTGTTGTTGGCAGCGGTGGTCTTGTTTAGCATCAATCTTGGCGGGTTGCCCTTACAAGATGGCGATGAGGCAACCGTGGCCAGGGTAGCGCGGGAAATTTGGCAAGCTCCAGCAGATTCAATGCGCTGGCTTTACCCCACTTTGGGTGGTGAACCATATCATCAGACACCGCCGCTTATGCACTTATTAATTGCTGTGGCTTATGCTGTGGGTGGTGTCAATGAATGGACAACACGGCTACCTAGTGCTATTTTGACAGCAATTTCTGTACCCTTGTTATATTGCCTGGGGAGAGAGCTATTTCGTCAACGTTGGGCGGCTATTTATAGTTCTTTGATTTATTTAACAATGCTGCCTGTGGTCCGTTATGGCAGGTTAGCGATGTTAGATGGGGCAGTTGCTGGTTTTTTGATTTTGATGATGTGGTTTGTCTTGCGATCGCGCCGGGATTTACGTTACTGCTTAGGTGTAGGTATTAGTTTTGGGTTAATTTGTCTAACTCAAGGCATAATGGGTGTTTATTTAGGTGCAGTTGTTTTAGTCTTTCTCTATTGGGATACACCTAGACTGCTGACAAGTTATTATTTCTGGATGGGTATTTTTATCGGTTGTCTACCTGTATTTTGTTGGTATGGGTTTCAAGTATGGAACTATGGCTATCCCTTCAGTATTGATGTGAATACATCTTTAAGCCATATTAAAACTATTAGTAATGGCAGTTCCGAAACAGCTTGGTATTATCTTTTTGAAATCGGTAAGTGGACATGGCCTTGGTTAATATTTTTACCACAAACTATTCGCATCACTTGGGATAACAATAACTTAAGTTGGGCAAAACTAATTATTGTCTGGTGTGTTGTTTATTTATTGATCATTTCTCTGATTAGCTGGAAACTTCCCTGGTATATATTCCCCATTTATCCCAGTTTGGCTTTAGCTTTGGGATTTCAGTTAGCAGAAATGGAAAATATCCCTTCTTCCTTAGGCTATCCCCACGCTTGGGTAACGAGTTTAGCCATGTTGGCGGTAGTAGCTTCGGCAGCAAGTATTTATTTTAGTGGGAGAACTTTAGACAATCTAGAATTACAAATCATTTTTGCTGCGGTGGCTTTAACTATGACTTTAGCCGCAATTTTAGCAGCACGAGGTGATAAACAATTTCTGAAAATTTTAATTTGGGGAAGTTATATTTCTCTACTGCTGTTGATGAAATCTAATTACTGGATTTGGGAATTAAATACAGCTTATTCCGTCAAACCAGTGGCAGCGATGATCACTAAAATAGATCCAGCGATTAAGGAAATCTATACATCTTTTCCCTACCATCGTCCTTCTTTGGATTTTTATAGTGATCGCACCATTATTCCTGCTTCTATTGGTGAGCTACAATATTACTGGCAATATGATGATCAACCTTATTTTCTCCTCAACACCTCTACCTTAGAAAACCTCCAATTCAAGTCTATCAAAGTAGTAGATCAAGTAGGAGATTGGCAATTAATTACTAAAGAGAATGAGTAA
- a CDS encoding thioester reductase domain-containing protein — protein sequence MINTTGNSLDLAEELILDSSIQFINPLSDNLLEPKSIFLTGATGFLGADLLRELLHKTTADIYCLIRCGNSEDGKNRLQKHLEFYLLWEETFSSRIIPVVGDLSKPLLGLSEGDFNELAGIIDIIYHNGAWVNSARPYSILKPANVLGTQEVIRLASILQTKPVHFISTLGFFFNKTNLDNEKITETDIADFSIIKGGYQQTKWVAEQLIILAQQRGLPACIYRSSRISGHSQTGINGNIQDFLCILLKGCIKLGRFPNLKTQINMIPVDYVSQSIVSLSLEKKYFGRTFHLVNPQSTSWEQFFNSMCFLGYPLEKVSYDDFLAETKNQISKYPKDKLYSSLLLLLKFSKIFSPDKVEFNADQTIAELGNISILCPAINEELLNVYFSYFQKIGYFPEVLNDNKI from the coding sequence ATGATTAACACTACTGGTAATAGTTTAGATTTAGCAGAGGAATTAATTTTAGATTCCTCTATCCAATTTATCAATCCTCTGTCAGATAATTTACTAGAGCCAAAATCTATCTTTCTCACAGGAGCAACTGGCTTTCTTGGTGCTGATTTACTTAGGGAACTGCTCCACAAAACTACGGCAGATATTTATTGTTTGATTCGCTGTGGTAATAGCGAAGATGGTAAAAATCGTCTCCAAAAACATTTGGAATTTTATTTACTTTGGGAAGAAACTTTTAGTTCTCGAATTATTCCCGTTGTGGGAGATTTATCTAAACCTTTGTTGGGTCTTTCTGAGGGAGATTTTAATGAATTAGCAGGGATAATTGATATTATTTATCATAATGGAGCATGGGTTAACTCGGCACGTCCTTATTCAATTTTAAAACCTGCGAATGTGTTAGGAACACAAGAGGTTATTCGGTTAGCAAGTATTCTGCAAACTAAACCTGTTCATTTTATTTCTACCCTGGGATTCTTTTTCAATAAAACTAATCTTGATAATGAAAAAATAACGGAAACAGATATTGCTGATTTTTCTATTATCAAAGGAGGTTATCAACAAACTAAATGGGTAGCAGAACAATTAATTATATTAGCACAACAAAGAGGATTACCTGCTTGTATTTATCGTTCTTCAAGAATTAGTGGACATAGTCAAACAGGAATCAATGGCAATATTCAAGATTTCTTATGTATTTTGCTCAAAGGTTGTATTAAATTAGGAAGATTTCCGAATTTAAAAACACAAATAAATATGATTCCAGTTGATTATGTCAGTCAATCAATTGTAAGTTTATCTCTGGAAAAAAAATATTTTGGCAGAACATTTCATTTAGTTAATCCTCAGTCAACTTCTTGGGAGCAATTTTTTAACTCAATGTGTTTTCTAGGCTACCCTTTAGAAAAGGTTAGTTATGATGATTTTTTAGCGGAAACAAAGAATCAAATATCCAAGTATCCCAAGGATAAGTTATACTCGTCTTTATTACTGCTTTTGAAATTCTCAAAGATATTTTCACCGGACAAAGTAGAATTTAATGCTGACCAAACCATTGCAGAGTTAGGAAATATATCTATTCTCTGTCCTGCTATCAATGAGGAATTACTGAATGTGTATTTTTCCTACTTTCAAAAAATTGGTTATTTTCCGGAAGTGTTGAATGACAATAAAATATAA
- a CDS encoding sulfotransferase family 2 domain-containing protein gives MLISYSHKFIFFHIAKAAGSSIKEALQAYAQEPEKFKINRPQRMLGDKINPFYEIWASSLWHAKAKDVQKELSPEIYNSFYKFAFVRNPWDWQVSYYHFILKEKAHIRHELVKSMAGFEEYLEWVINTKNPFSKGATKLQKELITDSQGRLIIDFIGRYETLETDFNYVCQRLSLQTSLPYLNKSKHRNYQEYYNPKTIKLVEEHFQEDIALFGYTFDGYSDQIGQGIRKTKNSLDQGLKTTVQV, from the coding sequence ATGTTAATATCTTACAGTCACAAGTTCATTTTTTTTCACATCGCTAAAGCTGCGGGTTCGAGTATTAAAGAGGCGTTACAAGCCTATGCTCAAGAACCCGAAAAATTCAAAATTAATCGTCCCCAAAGAATGTTAGGAGACAAAATTAATCCCTTTTATGAAATATGGGCATCTTCCCTTTGGCACGCTAAAGCCAAGGACGTTCAAAAGGAATTGTCACCAGAAATCTATAACAGTTTTTATAAATTTGCTTTTGTTAGAAACCCTTGGGATTGGCAAGTATCCTATTATCACTTCATTCTCAAAGAAAAAGCTCATATCAGACATGAATTAGTAAAATCAATGGCTGGATTTGAGGAATATTTAGAATGGGTAATTAACACCAAAAACCCCTTTTCAAAAGGAGCAACCAAACTACAAAAAGAACTTATTACCGACTCACAAGGTAGATTAATAATTGATTTTATTGGTAGATATGAAACATTGGAAACTGATTTTAATTATGTTTGTCAAAGACTGAGTTTACAAACTTCTTTACCATATTTGAATAAGTCGAAACATAGAAACTATCAAGAATATTACAACCCCAAAACCATAAAATTAGTAGAAGAGCATTTTCAAGAAGATATAGCATTATTTGGCTACACCTTTGATGGGTATTCCGATCAAATTGGTCAAGGGATCAGAAAAACAAAAAATTCTCTTGATCAAGGACTCAAAACCACTGTTCAAGTATAA
- a CDS encoding sulfotransferase domain-containing protein, whose product MTEEQSATKRLLINSLPKSGTHLLAKAVEILGYKEHFEPGEITETPLFFNYGEVKKRLEHQTESDQKISIGALTPCYVDSATFRHWLTLISPKQYILGHIPWTPLLTPILNELNYQQVFIIRDPRAVVFSLIPFVLDTGKMPGRHFLEDDFSLMSPTQRLDFILEGGYAVKVGVEIKNFAEVYRSMLAWRNEENCLFIHFEDLVGEQGGGTKEKKEAVVYKICSYLDIPFDDTILSQLGEIYNPGARTFRTGKIDGWKSSMNAEDVEKLNIYCQPLCEEAGYTIG is encoded by the coding sequence ATGACTGAAGAACAATCTGCAACCAAGAGACTATTAATTAATTCTTTGCCTAAAAGTGGTACTCATTTATTAGCCAAAGCTGTAGAAATTTTGGGGTATAAAGAACATTTTGAACCAGGAGAAATCACAGAAACACCTCTATTCTTTAATTATGGAGAAGTCAAAAAGAGATTAGAACATCAAACAGAATCAGATCAGAAAATTAGTATCGGTGCTTTAACCCCATGTTATGTAGATTCCGCAACTTTTCGACATTGGTTAACACTGATTTCCCCAAAGCAATATATTTTAGGTCATATTCCTTGGACACCTCTATTAACGCCAATTTTGAACGAATTAAATTATCAACAGGTCTTTATAATTCGTGATCCTCGCGCTGTCGTTTTTTCTTTAATTCCCTTTGTTTTAGATACAGGTAAAATGCCAGGAAGACACTTTTTAGAAGATGATTTTAGTTTAATGTCTCCTACCCAACGCTTAGACTTTATTTTAGAGGGAGGGTATGCTGTAAAAGTAGGAGTAGAAATCAAAAATTTTGCCGAAGTGTATCGTTCTATGTTAGCTTGGCGTAATGAAGAAAATTGTTTATTTATCCACTTTGAAGATTTGGTTGGGGAACAGGGTGGAGGAACTAAGGAAAAAAAAGAAGCTGTTGTCTACAAAATCTGCTCTTATTTAGATATTCCTTTTGATGATACTATTCTTTCTCAGTTAGGTGAAATTTATAATCCTGGTGCTAGAACATTTAGAACAGGTAAAATAGATGGTTGGAAAAGCTCAATGAACGCAGAAGATGTAGAAAAATTAAATATTTATTGTCAACCTTTATGTGAGGAAGCTGGATACACAATCGGATAG
- a CDS encoding flagellar motor protein — MARRSRYTEYNEDLNVWQAFTDLMSNAFMILVLFLFLTIVISQITKKSAQNSLNLPEKTKQLEQKIKNLQTELKSQNKLKQQVENLQAELKIKKQRTDAPPIIIIKDQGDYRFASGSAEIPSKMSIYILQQIVPEIENRTKQYGINVVEIIGHTDGQPNGKVTSNLDVNLEKVINGTLPIGKLQSGSNADLGIMRALSVVKVLRDIQKQQNRLQGLSFRAYSAAQLILPNGQFADIARKEDVTRRRIEIRFTRLGEVREVKVR, encoded by the coding sequence ATGGCACGTCGTTCACGATATACTGAATACAATGAAGATTTAAATGTTTGGCAAGCATTTACTGATTTGATGTCTAATGCTTTTATGATATTAGTTTTATTTTTATTTCTAACTATTGTCATATCACAAATTACTAAAAAATCTGCTCAGAATTCACTTAATTTACCTGAGAAAACAAAACAATTAGAACAAAAAATCAAAAACTTACAAACAGAATTAAAATCTCAAAACAAGCTAAAACAACAAGTAGAAAATTTACAAGCAGAACTCAAAATTAAAAAACAACGAACAGACGCACCACCAATTATCATTATCAAAGATCAAGGTGATTATAGATTTGCTTCCGGTAGTGCAGAAATACCGTCAAAAATGTCAATTTATATATTGCAACAAATAGTACCAGAAATAGAAAATAGAACTAAACAATATGGAATCAATGTTGTCGAAATTATCGGACACACAGACGGACAACCTAATGGTAAAGTCACCAGTAATTTAGATGTAAATTTAGAAAAAGTCATTAATGGGACATTACCAATAGGAAAACTTCAGTCAGGTTCTAATGCTGACTTAGGAATCATGCGAGCTTTATCAGTCGTCAAGGTGTTGCGTGATATCCAAAAGCAACAAAATAGACTACAAGGACTCTCATTCCGTGCTTATTCTGCCGCACAATTAATATTACCAAATGGACAATTTGCCGACATAGCAAGGAAGGAAGATGTCACACGACGACGAATTGAAATCCGCTTTACTCGCTTGGGAGAAGTCCGTGAAGTTAAAGTGAGGTAG
- a CDS encoding flippase: MTESTFTQSPQNISFKGFTKDATVALVVQISSLFITYLLQVLLARWMGRIEYGIYEYVTAWTIFLALPAGLGLPRTTVRLIAEYKVKQDLGSLHGIVRGSWLLILLGSLTVSLIVIGIVLSINNYHEFVYAIPLLMGIWILPLQALVSLYKGVATALEEIALAYMPADIIYPILVLGAGFIIWRDHHSLNSLSLIILAGVILFAVTTVQLLLVRRKFNQEFTPTTPVYAYREWVELSLILLIQQSFFVILDQSDILMVGSLIGPEPAGIYNAAVKTAQWPGLALLTLNIVAAPRFATLYAKKDSSGLQKLVSEANIWIFIPTVLISVCLLLFTQPVLSIFGSDFITANWTLKVLVIGRLVDALCGSVGSLMVMTGHQNKSLPVFGWCALMNIVLNAIAIPYLGMVGAAIATSITMITWNIWLSVLVIKYVKVNPSIFSVLFKPESKSATEAE, translated from the coding sequence ATGACTGAATCAACCTTTACACAGTCTCCCCAAAATATCAGCTTCAAGGGCTTTACCAAAGATGCTACTGTAGCTCTGGTTGTACAAATTAGTAGTCTTTTTATTACCTATCTGTTGCAAGTTTTGTTGGCGCGATGGATGGGGAGAATTGAATATGGAATTTATGAATATGTGACGGCTTGGACTATATTTTTGGCGCTACCCGCAGGATTAGGATTACCTCGCACGACAGTCCGCTTAATTGCAGAATATAAAGTCAAACAAGATTTGGGCAGTTTGCACGGCATTGTGAGGGGAAGTTGGCTATTAATCTTACTAGGAAGCCTAACTGTATCCTTAATTGTCATCGGAATCGTCTTATCAATAAATAATTACCATGAATTTGTTTATGCAATTCCTCTATTAATGGGAATCTGGATATTACCCCTACAGGCTTTAGTTAGTTTGTACAAGGGAGTCGCCACAGCCTTAGAGGAAATTGCTCTAGCCTATATGCCTGCTGATATTATCTATCCTATCTTAGTGCTAGGAGCAGGATTTATAATCTGGAGAGATCACCATAGCCTCAATAGTTTATCCTTGATTATCCTAGCTGGAGTGATATTGTTTGCGGTGACGACAGTGCAACTTCTGTTAGTGAGAAGGAAGTTTAATCAAGAATTTACACCGACAACTCCTGTTTATGCTTACCGTGAGTGGGTAGAATTATCGCTGATTTTGTTGATTCAACAGTCATTTTTTGTGATTTTAGATCAATCTGATATTCTGATGGTGGGTTCTTTGATAGGGCCTGAACCAGCCGGAATTTACAATGCGGCGGTAAAAACTGCTCAGTGGCCAGGTTTAGCCTTGCTAACATTAAATATAGTGGCTGCACCCAGATTTGCAACCCTTTATGCTAAAAAAGATTCTTCGGGGTTACAAAAACTGGTGTCTGAGGCCAATATCTGGATATTTATTCCTACAGTGTTGATTTCTGTCTGCTTATTGCTGTTTACTCAACCTGTTCTCAGTATTTTTGGCTCGGATTTTATCACGGCTAATTGGACTTTGAAAGTTTTGGTGATTGGACGTTTGGTTGATGCTTTATGTGGTTCGGTTGGCTCTTTAATGGTAATGACAGGTCATCAAAATAAGTCCTTGCCTGTGTTTGGTTGGTGTGCTTTAATGAACATAGTTTTAAATGCGATCGCTATTCCCTATTTGGGGATGGTAGGGGCAGCGATCGCCACTAGCATTACTATGATTACATGGAATATTTGGCTGAGTGTCTTAGTCATCAAATACGTTAAGGTTAATCCTTCGATTTTTTCCGTCCTATTTAAGCCTGAGAGCAAATCAGCTACTGAAGCTGAATAA
- a CDS encoding VWA domain-containing protein — protein MSVTKITPGQSLTDTQKNGLQLVSLWGGGKHDVVLAIDVTESVGLNDQGRIRLRQIVEDSLKPGDSVYVVTFAQNIVFNDVISVENPLGTPIYFSQKNSENINKVLAKIPFNSDPNRYGTDIQKAELTVYQGIAQINQNRLSNHQQIKPQSIVWITDAPLFTQPGINSQVWIETPANSPFRIAESPESQERQNWIKALPLKERSLIIKNQDNKDYKLSVVDINSTVQEICTPAPGGEETCLVNPYLIKQLWLPSLILLLIISVGIWSIFKFAKSQKKWELQIKLEDDEEDQKIIRLPNNRKIAIGEYDPKCIDSIDCPGGELRAYLERKGDKVYVIPIENGNIQINNKKITSRTLMANNKFTLNCPDSRQRDYQINVKVKK, from the coding sequence GTGAGTGTAACAAAAATTACTCCTGGACAATCACTGACTGATACACAGAAAAATGGCTTACAGTTAGTATCCCTGTGGGGTGGGGGTAAACATGATGTGGTTTTAGCCATTGATGTTACAGAAAGTGTGGGTTTAAATGATCAAGGACGGATTCGGTTACGTCAGATAGTTGAAGACAGTCTCAAACCGGGAGATTCTGTTTATGTTGTGACCTTTGCTCAAAATATAGTTTTCAATGATGTTATATCTGTTGAAAATCCGTTAGGAACACCTATATATTTTAGTCAGAAAAATTCTGAAAATATTAATAAAGTATTAGCAAAAATTCCTTTTAATTCTGACCCTAACCGCTATGGAACAGATATTCAAAAAGCAGAGTTAACAGTATATCAAGGTATTGCACAAATTAATCAAAATCGCCTTTCCAACCATCAACAAATTAAGCCGCAGTCTATTGTTTGGATTACTGATGCACCTTTATTTACCCAACCCGGAATTAATTCACAAGTTTGGATAGAAACACCTGCTAATAGTCCTTTCAGAATAGCAGAATCGCCGGAAAGTCAGGAAAGACAGAATTGGATTAAGGCTTTACCTTTAAAAGAGCGATCGCTAATTATTAAAAATCAAGACAATAAAGATTATAAACTATCTGTAGTTGATATTAATTCTACGGTTCAAGAAATTTGTACACCAGCACCAGGAGGTGAAGAAACTTGTTTAGTCAATCCTTATTTAATTAAACAATTATGGCTACCTAGTTTGATTTTATTATTAATAATATCTGTGGGAATTTGGAGTATATTCAAATTTGCCAAATCACAAAAAAAATGGGAGTTGCAAATTAAGTTAGAAGATGATGAAGAAGATCAAAAAATCATAAGATTACCCAATAATAGAAAAATAGCTATTGGTGAATATGATCCTAAATGCATAGATTCTATTGATTGTCCTGGTGGAGAATTACGAGCTTATTTAGAACGTAAAGGAGACAAGGTTTATGTCATACCAATAGAAAATGGAAACATTCAAATAAATAATAAAAAAATTACATCACGAACTCTCATGGCAAATAACAAGTTTACCCTAAATTGTCCAGATTCACGCCAGCGTGATTACCAAATAAATGTTAAAGTAAAAAAATAG
- a CDS encoding thiamine pyrophosphate-binding protein — MISQTPSSLQLTSPEQNQSRTLSDLIVDYLEQLGVEYVFGIPGGHNSALYEALARSEKRGGIRAILTCHETGAAFMADGYARETGKIGVCCATTGPGSTNLITGVASAYGEGVPMLVITAQTMLSHFSWSAFQESSPDTIDTMAMFKHCTRYNTLVTHANQLERKLVAALTTALRSPFGPAHLSIPVNLFRAEAPPSLTYPHIPQLLTQPPALVDLKALDHLSQTVSNVLNQGQTIALWIGQDCKQASSEIIALAELINAPIATTQSGKTCVNPYHPLAKGVFGFAGHQTARQALTDESVGLILAVGMNLGQWETSNWDNAVLTKKLVHIHHADQCFNSSPMAELHIQGTIKTILKELHTRLENAQKTGHLKPKLSTTSPELLNHHPYQPTQITVKDPDSYKLLNDQSPVKPQQLISELIQHFPPETRYLIDVGNWLTWSIHYLFPHRPENYRLGAVTAPMGWGIGSAVGTAFGVKNTPIVCLTGDGCFLMHGNELAVAVAEKLPVIFIILNDQSFGMVKHRHKQTGTEKLEFILPSVDFSQIAKGMGANGYIIHNGQDLKNLDYEAIYNDSKPTVLDVRIDGDYVPPIGMF; from the coding sequence ATGATTTCACAAACTCCATCTTCTCTCCAACTGACTTCCCCTGAGCAAAATCAATCCAGAACACTGAGTGATTTAATCGTAGATTATTTAGAACAATTAGGAGTGGAATATGTTTTTGGCATACCTGGAGGACACAACAGCGCATTGTATGAAGCCCTAGCACGTAGCGAAAAACGTGGGGGAATCCGGGCAATTTTGACTTGTCATGAAACCGGTGCGGCTTTTATGGCTGATGGCTATGCCCGTGAAACTGGAAAAATTGGAGTTTGCTGTGCTACAACAGGTCCAGGTAGCACCAATTTAATTACAGGGGTAGCTTCCGCTTATGGTGAAGGAGTCCCCATGCTTGTAATCACCGCCCAAACCATGCTATCCCATTTTAGCTGGAGTGCCTTTCAAGAATCATCACCCGATACGATAGATACAATGGCGATGTTTAAGCACTGTACTCGTTATAACACCCTCGTTACTCATGCCAATCAACTAGAAAGAAAATTAGTTGCGGCCTTAACAACAGCTTTGCGATCGCCTTTTGGACCGGCTCATCTCAGCATTCCTGTAAATCTCTTCCGCGCTGAAGCCCCACCATCTCTTACCTATCCTCATATACCTCAACTATTAACCCAACCCCCAGCATTAGTTGATTTAAAAGCCTTAGATCATCTTTCTCAAACCGTATCCAATGTATTAAATCAAGGACAAACTATCGCCCTTTGGATTGGTCAAGATTGTAAACAAGCATCCTCAGAAATTATAGCCTTAGCAGAATTAATTAATGCTCCTATAGCTACAACCCAAAGCGGCAAAACCTGCGTTAATCCTTATCATCCCTTAGCAAAAGGCGTATTTGGGTTTGCTGGCCATCAAACAGCCCGTCAAGCCCTCACCGATGAATCTGTCGGTTTAATTTTAGCTGTAGGTATGAACTTAGGACAATGGGAAACCTCCAATTGGGATAACGCAGTATTAACTAAAAAATTAGTCCATATCCATCATGCAGATCAGTGTTTTAACAGTTCTCCAATGGCAGAATTGCACATCCAAGGAACTATTAAAACCATACTTAAAGAATTACATACACGCCTAGAAAATGCTCAGAAAACAGGACACTTAAAACCAAAACTATCAACAACCTCCCCCGAATTATTAAACCATCATCCATATCAACCCACTCAAATTACAGTTAAAGATCCAGATAGTTATAAACTATTAAATGATCAATCCCCAGTTAAACCCCAACAATTAATCAGTGAACTTATACAGCATTTCCCCCCAGAAACTCGCTATCTAATTGATGTAGGTAATTGGTTAACTTGGAGTATTCATTATTTATTTCCCCATCGTCCCGAAAATTACCGTCTAGGAGCAGTAACAGCCCCGATGGGGTGGGGAATTGGTAGTGCAGTTGGCACAGCTTTTGGCGTTAAAAATACCCCCATTGTTTGCCTAACAGGAGATGGTTGCTTCTTAATGCACGGAAACGAACTGGCTGTGGCTGTGGCTGAAAAATTACCAGTCATTTTTATTATTTTAAATGACCAATCTTTCGGTATGGTGAAACATAGACATAAGCAAACAGGAACTGAAAAACTGGAGTTTATTTTACCTTCAGTTGATTTTAGTCAAATAGCCAAAGGAATGGGGGCAAATGGTTATATTATTCATAATGGTCAAGATTTAAAAAATCTAGATTATGAGGCAATTTATAACGATTCCAAACCAACAGTATTAGATGTGCGAATTGATGGTGATTATGTCCCACCCATCGGAATGTTCTAA
- a CDS encoding recombinase family protein — protein sequence MKIIVYIYTDPLLDTVPNQNDWGWEVDKIYEDLGKRSQLQQLLTDCQTETVNYLLVRRLEELGDTLVEVSDRLNQLETMGVVVIATQQAYTSKSSQIRAELLELSSEIQHQQRSRRIRQGHARNRLESSPPPGKSPYGYRRGQGKYIIDRTTSPVVKDFFDHFLLYASIHAAVRYLAKKYSKNISVTTGRRWLTNPVYRGDTAYQNSETISNTHAAIISRAAAAQVDRLLRRNSRLPSRTASAPRSLAGLVICNQCQSQMIVTSVTQRHQDKEYLYLRATNCPQQPKCRAIPYQVVLEKTIDNICRDLPLAVAGMNFPQLDAIKNSLENGISRQQEILQQLPTLIETGILDSETAKLRAYKLRTEISELQAKLAILPPVNLYSVAQAVSIPQFWLDLSEVERRFYFREFIQKIQIIRQSGEWDLQIIFII from the coding sequence ATGAAAATAATAGTTTATATTTATACTGATCCATTACTTGATACCGTTCCCAATCAAAATGATTGGGGTTGGGAAGTAGATAAAATTTATGAAGATTTAGGGAAACGTAGCCAATTACAACAATTATTAACTGATTGTCAAACAGAAACAGTAAATTATCTACTGGTTCGCCGATTAGAAGAATTAGGTGATACTTTAGTAGAAGTAAGCGATCGCCTGAATCAACTAGAAACAATGGGAGTCGTGGTAATTGCGACACAACAAGCATACACCTCTAAATCTAGTCAAATTCGCGCCGAACTTCTGGAATTATCCTCAGAAATTCAACATCAGCAACGCAGCCGTCGCATTCGTCAAGGACACGCGCGCAATCGCCTAGAATCCTCACCACCACCGGGAAAATCCCCCTATGGCTACCGCAGAGGACAGGGTAAATATATTATTGACCGTACGACCTCACCTGTCGTCAAAGATTTTTTTGATCACTTTTTACTCTATGCTTCTATCCATGCTGCTGTTCGTTATTTAGCTAAAAAATACAGTAAAAATATCTCTGTCACTACAGGTAGACGCTGGTTAACTAATCCAGTTTATCGCGGTGATACCGCTTATCAAAATAGTGAAACTATCTCTAATACCCATGCAGCAATCATATCTAGAGCAGCAGCAGCGCAGGTTGATAGACTATTGCGTCGCAACAGCCGTTTACCATCGCGGACAGCTAGTGCGCCCCGTTCTTTAGCTGGTTTAGTCATTTGTAATCAATGTCAGTCACAGATGATTGTCACCAGTGTTACTCAGCGTCATCAAGATAAAGAGTATCTATATTTACGAGCAACCAACTGTCCTCAACAGCCAAAATGTCGTGCTATCCCTTACCAAGTAGTTTTAGAAAAAACTATTGATAATATTTGTCGAGATTTACCTTTAGCTGTAGCGGGAATGAATTTTCCCCAATTAGATGCAATTAAAAATAGTTTAGAGAATGGTATATCTCGTCAACAAGAAATCCTTCAACAATTACCCACTTTAATAGAAACTGGAATTTTAGATTCAGAAACTGCAAAATTAAGAGCTTACAAACTTCGTACAGAAATCTCTGAACTTCAAGCCAAGTTAGCAATTCTTCCTCCTGTGAATTTATATTCCGTAGCTCAAGCTGTTTCCATTCCCCAATTTTGGTTAGATTTATCAGAAGTAGAACGACGGTTTTACTTCCGCGAATTTATCCAGAAAATTCAAATTATTCGCCAAAGTGGAGAATGGGATTTACAGATAATTTTTATTATCTAA